The Acidobacteriota bacterium genome includes a region encoding these proteins:
- a CDS encoding Rieske 2Fe-2S domain-containing protein, producing MPTEITEQQLEPDLLHPFPEGWYFVASRRSILKEKLIRKTWMGDEIIAWCDGEGNICVAEAVCPHLGADLGPAAGGMVRDSRLVCPFHGFEFDVSGQCVATPFSPAPKATWLKVFETREVLDLVFAWWGHNGRPPQWNLPEDPPTGPDWSEMGYKTFRFPGHPQETTENSVDLAHLRYVHGYDNVSRVGPLSVEGACLESSFNFKRTRKIAGITDLVFDVTAVTWVFGLGYSQVDIHERTISMDLRLWVLATPVDGKLIDLVLASQVREIRRPKRPIVGLRFVPTNLRAGIMNRIMLAIQKQDVLQDVVIWGNKRYRSRPRLCRSDGEIGRYRRYCQQFYPDHGDAGQDRHELPSRES from the coding sequence ATGCCAACCGAAATCACCGAGCAGCAACTTGAACCCGACCTGCTTCACCCGTTTCCCGAGGGTTGGTATTTCGTCGCCAGTCGTCGTTCCATCCTGAAGGAAAAGCTGATTCGAAAAACCTGGATGGGCGATGAAATCATTGCCTGGTGTGACGGAGAGGGAAATATCTGCGTGGCCGAGGCGGTCTGTCCGCACCTGGGCGCCGACCTGGGTCCCGCTGCCGGAGGCATGGTGCGCGATTCCCGTCTCGTCTGTCCCTTTCACGGCTTCGAGTTCGATGTCAGCGGCCAATGCGTCGCCACTCCCTTTTCCCCGGCGCCCAAGGCCACCTGGCTCAAGGTGTTCGAGACGCGGGAAGTGCTCGACCTGGTTTTCGCCTGGTGGGGACACAACGGACGTCCGCCACAATGGAACCTTCCCGAGGATCCACCGACCGGACCCGACTGGAGCGAGATGGGATACAAGACTTTCCGATTCCCCGGTCATCCCCAGGAAACAACCGAGAATTCGGTGGACCTGGCGCACCTGCGTTATGTGCACGGCTACGACAACGTGAGCCGCGTGGGGCCGCTATCGGTGGAAGGCGCCTGCCTGGAGAGCTCCTTCAACTTCAAACGGACCAGGAAGATCGCCGGGATCACCGACCTCGTATTCGATGTCACCGCCGTCACCTGGGTCTTTGGACTGGGTTATTCGCAGGTCGATATTCACGAACGCACCATTAGCATGGATTTGCGGCTTTGGGTGCTGGCGACGCCCGTCGACGGCAAACTCATCGACCTGGTTCTGGCCAGTCAGGTGCGGGAGATACGCCGTCCCAAGCGGCCGATCGTCGGATTGAGGTTTGTTCCAACCAACCTGCGCGCCGGCATCATGAACAGAATCATGCTGGCTATCCAAAAACAGGACGTTCTGCAGGATGTGGTGATCTGGGGAAACAAGCGGTACCGATCTCGTCCACGTCTGTGCCGGTCCGACGGGGAGATCGGGAGGTATCGACGCTACTGCCAACAGTTCTATCCGGATCACGGGGATGCCGGTCAGGACCGGCATGAACTACCGTCCAGGGAGTCGTAG